In the genome of Pseudarthrobacter sp. IC2-21, one region contains:
- a CDS encoding TOBE domain-containing protein: MPTIRVSEAARFLGVSDDTIRRWTDNGTLTAIKDDAGRLAVDGLELATHAQKLAQLPDDPHRAGSSARNRFVGLVTGITADKVMAQVELQCGPFRVVSLMSSEAVRDLGLELGSVATAVVKATTVIIETPHGKGSA, from the coding sequence ATGCCCACGATTCGCGTTTCCGAAGCGGCCAGGTTCCTCGGCGTCAGCGATGACACCATCCGCCGCTGGACGGACAACGGCACCCTGACCGCCATCAAAGACGACGCCGGCCGGCTGGCAGTGGACGGGCTGGAACTGGCCACGCATGCCCAGAAACTCGCTCAGCTTCCCGATGATCCGCACCGCGCCGGCAGCTCGGCACGCAACCGCTTTGTCGGCCTGGTCACCGGCATCACGGCGGATAAGGTCATGGCGCAGGTTGAGCTGCAGTGCGGCCCGTTCCGGGTGGTCTCGCTCATGAGCAGCGAAGCCGTCCGCGACCTCGGCCTGGAACTCGGTTCGGTGGCCACCGCCGTGGTCAAGGCCACCACGGTCATCATCGAGACCCCGCACGGCAAGGGCTCCGCATGA
- a CDS encoding FAD-dependent oxidoreductase has translation MPEDARLQGEPVSLWLDSAGETDYPKLDRDIEVDVAVIGAGVAGLTAALALKRAGRSVAVIEAARVGTGVTGHTTGKVTSLHRLAYTELARNHGADTARSYGQANQGAIEHIRRLVAEESIDCGFRQVDNYTYAESEDALAEVRAEADLAAGLGLPSTFTTDVPLPFPVKGAVRFDGQAQFHAVEYLQGLARAVDGEGSFVFEQTRALQVHDGAPGVVESEGGTVRARDIIVATNVPFADMGSFKDRCQPHRSYIVAGRVDSPPAEATFISVDEPMRSILTVSIGGQTYVLVGGEGHPASESGDTARRYGRLAAFARDRLGVREVSHRWSTQDNLPADGLPYVGLMSAEAKHLYVITGLRKWGLTNGTAAALILTDLISGRDNPWAAVFDSNRTTGTASAGARGDGKATAEPAGEATPAPGKLGRAPEQITLAPGEGTVIDVGGQSTAVYKDTGGRIHSLSAICTHLGCTVEFNPADTTWDCPCHGSRFAADGAVIHGPATTNLPPGPEHLPESLT, from the coding sequence ATGCCAGAGGACGCCCGGTTGCAGGGCGAACCAGTGTCCCTGTGGCTCGACTCCGCCGGGGAAACCGACTATCCCAAACTTGACCGGGATATCGAGGTGGACGTGGCAGTCATCGGGGCCGGCGTCGCCGGGCTGACGGCCGCGTTGGCCCTCAAACGGGCCGGGCGCAGTGTCGCGGTGATTGAAGCTGCCAGGGTGGGAACCGGCGTCACCGGCCACACCACCGGCAAGGTCACCTCGTTGCACCGGCTCGCCTACACCGAGCTCGCCCGCAACCACGGAGCCGACACCGCGCGCAGCTACGGCCAGGCCAACCAGGGCGCAATCGAACACATCCGGCGGCTGGTGGCGGAGGAGAGCATCGACTGCGGCTTCCGCCAGGTTGACAACTACACCTACGCCGAATCCGAGGACGCCCTGGCGGAAGTCCGCGCCGAAGCGGATCTCGCTGCGGGCCTCGGCCTTCCCTCGACGTTCACCACGGATGTGCCGCTGCCGTTCCCCGTCAAGGGCGCGGTCCGCTTCGACGGGCAGGCACAGTTCCATGCAGTGGAGTACCTCCAGGGCCTGGCACGCGCGGTTGACGGGGAGGGCAGCTTCGTGTTCGAACAGACCCGGGCTTTGCAGGTCCACGACGGCGCCCCGGGTGTGGTGGAATCCGAAGGCGGCACGGTCCGGGCCCGGGACATCATCGTGGCCACGAATGTGCCGTTCGCTGACATGGGCAGCTTCAAGGACCGGTGTCAGCCGCACCGTTCCTACATCGTGGCCGGCCGTGTGGACAGCCCGCCGGCTGAGGCCACGTTCATCAGCGTGGATGAGCCGATGCGTTCCATCCTGACCGTCAGCATCGGCGGCCAGACGTACGTCCTGGTCGGCGGCGAAGGCCATCCCGCGTCCGAATCCGGCGACACCGCCCGGCGGTACGGCAGGCTTGCGGCATTCGCACGCGACAGGCTCGGCGTCCGTGAGGTCTCCCACCGCTGGTCCACGCAGGACAACCTGCCGGCGGACGGTCTGCCCTATGTTGGGCTGATGTCCGCGGAGGCCAAGCATCTGTATGTCATCACCGGACTGCGCAAGTGGGGCCTGACGAACGGAACAGCCGCCGCCCTCATCCTCACCGACCTCATCAGCGGCCGGGACAACCCCTGGGCCGCGGTGTTCGACAGCAACCGAACCACCGGGACGGCCAGTGCCGGCGCGCGGGGCGACGGGAAAGCGACCGCGGAGCCGGCCGGCGAGGCCACGCCCGCGCCCGGGAAGCTCGGCCGGGCACCGGAACAGATTACGCTGGCTCCCGGGGAAGGAACCGTCATTGACGTCGGCGGCCAGAGCACGGCGGTCTACAAGGACACCGGCGGCCGGATCCATTCCCTGTCCGCCATCTGTACCCACCTTGGCTGCACCGTGGAGTTCAATCCTGCCGACACTACCTGGGACTGCCCCTGCCACGGCTCCCGCTTCGCCGCGGACGGCGCGGTCATCCACGGACCCGCCACCACTAACCTCCCGCCCGGACCGGAGCACTTACCGGAAAGCCTGACGTAG
- the modA gene encoding molybdate ABC transporter substrate-binding protein, which produces MRRAVMALVLALALAGCSPAGQGGTAGQGGTAGQEGTGDGGTSGAAGSVTVFAAASLKTAFTGIAKKFEAANPGTGVTLSFAGSADLVTQITQGAPADVFASADTRNMDKLKAADLVAGTPGNFATNTLTIVVPPGNPARITGFSDLARSGVKVVACASQVPCGAAATAIEQETRTALSPVSEESSVTDVLGKVTSGEADAGLVYVTDAKGAGPKVQEIPFQEAAKAINTYPIAVVRGARNKPLADRFVDFVRGPEGQAVLAAAGFGAP; this is translated from the coding sequence ATGAGGCGCGCCGTGATGGCGCTGGTCCTCGCACTGGCACTCGCCGGCTGTTCCCCGGCAGGGCAGGGCGGCACGGCAGGGCAGGGCGGCACGGCAGGCCAGGAAGGAACGGGCGACGGCGGCACGTCCGGCGCTGCGGGCAGCGTCACCGTCTTCGCCGCGGCGTCACTCAAAACGGCCTTCACGGGCATCGCCAAAAAGTTCGAGGCGGCCAACCCGGGAACAGGCGTCACCCTCAGTTTCGCCGGCTCCGCGGACCTGGTCACCCAGATCACCCAGGGCGCTCCGGCCGACGTCTTTGCCTCCGCGGACACGCGCAACATGGACAAACTCAAAGCCGCCGATCTAGTGGCGGGCACGCCCGGCAACTTCGCCACCAACACCCTGACCATCGTGGTTCCCCCCGGCAACCCGGCCCGCATCACCGGCTTCAGCGATCTCGCCAGATCCGGCGTGAAGGTGGTGGCCTGCGCCAGCCAGGTGCCCTGCGGTGCCGCCGCCACAGCCATCGAGCAGGAAACCCGCACCGCCCTCAGCCCGGTCAGCGAGGAATCCTCGGTCACCGATGTCCTGGGCAAGGTCACGTCCGGGGAAGCCGACGCGGGGCTCGTCTACGTCACCGACGCCAAAGGCGCGGGTCCAAAGGTGCAGGAGATCCCCTTTCAAGAAGCGGCCAAAGCCATCAACACCTATCCCATTGCCGTAGTGCGGGGCGCGCGAAACAAGCCGCTGGCTGACCGGTTCGTGGACTTCGTCCGCGGCCCGGAAGGCCAGGCCGTACTGGCCGCTGCCGGCTTCGGCGCGCCGTGA
- a CDS encoding ChaB family protein produces MPKTGKNDHARKDELPSTLQRSEQKAQDTFAKTYDSALESYDNDESRAARAAYASLKHSYEKVGDHWEPKEKRGPSDKRAAEGVDSAQPTAGGVDANASKEHLYRRAQELDIDGRSKMTKDELVKALQKANDAATRKARGD; encoded by the coding sequence ATGCCTAAAACCGGCAAGAACGATCACGCCCGCAAGGACGAGCTGCCCTCGACCCTGCAGCGTTCCGAGCAAAAAGCCCAGGACACTTTCGCCAAAACCTACGATTCCGCCCTCGAGTCCTACGACAACGACGAGAGCCGGGCGGCGCGTGCAGCGTACGCCTCGCTGAAACACAGCTACGAAAAGGTGGGTGACCACTGGGAGCCGAAGGAAAAGCGCGGGCCCTCGGACAAGCGGGCAGCGGAGGGGGTTGATTCGGCCCAACCCACGGCCGGGGGCGTCGATGCCAATGCGTCGAAGGAGCACCTCTACAGGCGTGCGCAGGAACTGGACATCGATGGCCGGTCAAAAATGACCAAGGATGAGCTCGTCAAAGCACTGCAGAAGGCGAATGACGCC
- a CDS encoding ABC transporter ATP-binding protein produces MTFVVQAAVEQRGFDVSLRVGPGETVAVMGANGAGKSTLLNIIAGLLHPDSGRAELDGRILFDLTAGRGAWTAPHRRGTALLAQEPLLFPHLSVLDNVAFGPRSAGAPKDAARAAAFRWLAEVEATDLQTRRPSELSGGQAQRVAVARALAADPGLLLLDEPMAALDIHAAPLLRRLLKRVLAGRRAVIITHDVLDALMLADRVVVLENGRISEEGPTREVLQRPRSRFAAGLAGLNFLSGEVTEHGLHSGGLNLYGQHHDVPGPLPAGQPGVAVFPPSAVSVFLSEAHGSPRNAFRVTITDLEPHGDQIRVRAGESGRLSADITPAAAADLGLAPGMEVYFVIKAGAVSIYPA; encoded by the coding sequence GTGACGTTCGTGGTTCAGGCAGCCGTGGAGCAGCGCGGATTCGACGTGTCCCTCCGGGTCGGGCCGGGCGAAACGGTGGCCGTGATGGGGGCCAACGGCGCGGGCAAATCCACCCTGCTCAACATCATTGCGGGCCTGCTGCACCCCGATTCGGGCAGGGCGGAGCTGGACGGCAGGATCCTCTTCGACCTCACCGCCGGGCGCGGTGCGTGGACGGCGCCGCACCGCCGCGGCACCGCCCTGCTGGCCCAGGAACCCCTGCTGTTTCCGCACCTGAGCGTGCTGGACAACGTGGCGTTCGGGCCGCGGAGTGCCGGCGCCCCGAAGGACGCCGCCCGGGCGGCCGCTTTTCGGTGGCTGGCGGAGGTGGAGGCCACCGACCTCCAGACGCGCCGCCCGTCGGAGCTGTCCGGCGGCCAGGCGCAGCGCGTGGCTGTGGCCCGGGCGCTCGCGGCCGATCCGGGGCTGCTGCTGCTGGACGAGCCCATGGCCGCACTGGACATCCACGCCGCCCCGCTGCTCCGGCGTCTCCTGAAGCGCGTCCTGGCTGGCCGACGCGCCGTGATCATCACCCACGACGTCCTGGATGCCCTGATGCTCGCGGACCGTGTGGTGGTCCTGGAAAACGGCAGGATCAGCGAGGAAGGCCCCACCCGCGAGGTCCTGCAGCGGCCGCGCAGCCGGTTCGCCGCCGGGCTCGCCGGGCTCAATTTCCTGTCCGGCGAGGTCACCGAACACGGCCTGCACTCCGGCGGCCTGAACCTCTACGGCCAGCACCACGACGTCCCCGGCCCCCTGCCCGCGGGGCAGCCGGGCGTGGCGGTCTTCCCGCCGTCGGCCGTTTCCGTTTTCCTGTCCGAAGCGCACGGCAGCCCGCGCAACGCCTTCCGGGTGACCATCACGGACCTGGAGCCGCACGGCGACCAGATCCGCGTCCGCGCGGGCGAAAGCGGCCGGCTGAGCGCGGACATCACCCCGGCCGCCGCCGCCGATCTGGGCCTCGCGCCCGGCATGGAGGTGTACTTCGTGATCAAGGCCGGCGCCGTGTCCATCTACCCGGCCTGA
- a CDS encoding ABC transporter permease encodes MSGRVSARRGATYTGIPGWIYAVAAAGALLVVLPVVAMVAKVNWANFIPLVTSEPSLTALGLSLRTSAASTVLCIILGVSLALVLARGSFPGQRVLRSLVLLPLVLPPVVGGIALLYTFGRMGLLGRALEVAGLQIAFSTTAVVLAQTFVALPFLVVSLEGALRIAGPKYEAVAATLGASPATVLRRVTLPLVLPGLASGAVLSFARSLGEFGATLTFAGSLQGVTRTLPLEIYLQRETDADAAVALSLVLVAVALAVVALAYRGPRAGRPAGAGSTTAAPAHSGDVR; translated from the coding sequence GTGAGCGGGCGCGTCAGTGCCCGCAGAGGCGCCACGTACACCGGCATTCCCGGCTGGATCTACGCTGTGGCGGCGGCCGGCGCACTGCTCGTGGTCCTCCCGGTCGTCGCCATGGTGGCCAAGGTCAACTGGGCCAACTTCATTCCCCTGGTCACCTCGGAGCCCTCCCTCACCGCGCTGGGGCTGAGCCTTCGCACGTCGGCCGCGAGTACTGTCCTGTGCATTATTCTGGGGGTCTCGCTCGCCCTGGTGCTGGCCCGCGGGAGCTTCCCGGGCCAGCGGGTGCTGCGCTCACTGGTCCTGCTGCCGCTGGTGCTGCCGCCGGTGGTGGGCGGCATTGCGCTGCTGTATACGTTTGGCCGGATGGGCCTGCTGGGCCGGGCGCTGGAGGTGGCGGGGCTGCAGATTGCGTTCTCCACCACTGCGGTGGTGCTGGCCCAGACGTTTGTTGCCCTGCCGTTCCTGGTGGTCAGCCTGGAGGGCGCGCTGCGCATCGCCGGGCCCAAATACGAAGCCGTGGCCGCCACCCTCGGCGCCAGCCCCGCCACTGTGCTGCGGCGGGTCACGCTGCCGCTGGTGCTGCCGGGCCTGGCGTCCGGCGCGGTGCTCTCCTTCGCGCGCAGCCTGGGTGAATTCGGCGCCACCCTCACGTTCGCGGGCAGCCTGCAGGGGGTGACCCGGACCCTGCCGCTGGAGATTTACCTGCAGCGCGAAACGGACGCGGACGCCGCCGTCGCGCTTTCCCTGGTCCTCGTGGCAGTGGCACTGGCCGTGGTGGCGCTCGCGTACCGGGGCCCGCGGGCGGGCCGGCCGGCAGGGGCCGGGAGCACGACGGCGGCGCCCGCCCACAGCGGTGACGTCCGGTGA
- a CDS encoding SMI1/KNR4 family protein: protein MGIQKVWTEIVEWLSVNAPETARTIRAPAPEALIRSFEQAAPTGWHKDLSTLYLLFDGAEPSTAGYIFPNYRPLPLKEAGKTQQMLLDIWARVGEEANALDEREKRSPLYLNLRAVHEAYSGTLAPTPHQPYDPARAAAEEAGTRVSMFISSFLPVADDGSGDFLFIDLRKGRRHGCISEYFKEEADWRPAIWPSLEALLADTLLSLRTGQPALSFTPTVAEGELRWGISPGR, encoded by the coding sequence ATGGGGATTCAGAAAGTGTGGACTGAAATTGTTGAGTGGCTGAGCGTTAACGCACCAGAAACAGCCCGGACCATACGAGCCCCCGCGCCCGAAGCGCTTATTCGCTCATTTGAACAGGCAGCACCCACCGGATGGCACAAAGACCTGTCGACTCTGTACCTGCTCTTCGACGGCGCCGAGCCGTCAACCGCAGGGTACATCTTCCCGAACTATCGGCCGCTCCCACTGAAAGAAGCGGGGAAGACACAACAAATGTTGCTCGACATCTGGGCGCGGGTTGGAGAGGAAGCAAATGCCTTGGACGAACGCGAGAAGAGGTCGCCTCTTTACTTGAATCTGCGCGCCGTCCACGAAGCTTACAGCGGTACTCTTGCGCCCACGCCCCATCAACCGTACGACCCGGCACGTGCTGCAGCCGAAGAGGCCGGTACCAGGGTTTCTATGTTCATTTCATCCTTCCTCCCGGTCGCAGACGACGGTTCCGGCGACTTCCTGTTTATCGACCTCAGAAAGGGACGGCGGCACGGCTGCATAAGTGAATATTTCAAGGAGGAAGCCGATTGGCGCCCGGCGATTTGGCCATCTCTTGAAGCTCTTTTGGCTGACACTCTGTTGAGCCTGCGGACTGGCCAACCTGCGCTGTCCTTCACACCCACAGTTGCAGAGGGAGAGCTCCGGTGGGGAATATCTCCGGGACGTTGA